In the genome of Brienomyrus brachyistius isolate T26 chromosome 17, BBRACH_0.4, whole genome shotgun sequence, one region contains:
- the rap1gap2a gene encoding rap1 GTPase-activating protein 2a isoform X9, translated as MLERMQDDYIPYPRIEEVLEKGSPYPQVILPQFGGYWIEDTEASAGTPTSSDSSLCDEDDGEGRGLGFRLECNSTARAYRKHFLGREHLNFYCTASGLGNLIMSLKHEEVEGQEYLRIILRSRMKTLHDRIHLEGLSQLPSIPQIAKLFCDDVPGLKFSPVLYPRASQLIVSYDEHEINNTFKFGVIYQTFGQTTEEELFGNNTETPAFKEFLSLLGDCMDLQDFKGFRGGLDVSHGQTGSQSVYTVFRRREIMFHVSTKLPYTDGDAQQLQRKRHIGNDIVAVIFQEESTPFVPDMIASNFLHAYILVQVEHSCTAHTTYKVSVTAREDVPPFGPPLPNPAVFKKGPEFREFLLTKLINAETACYKSDKFAKLEGRTRTALLDNLHDELHCQTLAALGHGLGLGSDEDRLENGGHGGLLESFKRAMRVRSHSMETVTVSHRHRGPGVGSGLPQNSMECTKSTYTPPVLSAKSPLRSPVKRRSGLFPRLHSSSESQADRHARSDQKSSDSCRMSQEVRSDTLSNPSSPEICPNKERPPSKLKECSGRTNISRSSSSTSSFSSAAGEGEVLDELDSSSAGSSQPSMASSSVYSPSLGVDSLVAPAIMCRSPTDVKSKMSPRSNLKFRFDKLSHSTAGH; from the exons ATGCTGGAGAGGATGCAG GACGACTACATTCCATACCCGCGGATTGAGGAG GTCCTGGAGAAAGGCAGCCCATACCCCCAGGTGATCCTGCCCCAGTTCGGGGGCTACTGGATCGAGGACACGGAAGCCAGCGCTGGCACCCCCACGTCCTCCGACAGCAGCCTGTGTGACGAGGACGATGGAGAGGGACGTGGCCTAGGCTTTCGGCTGGAGTGTAACAGCACGGCCCGGGCATACCGCAAGCACTTCCTGGGCAGG GAGCACCTCAACTTCTACTGCACGGCGAGTGGCCTGGGAAACCTCATAATGTCCCTGAAGCACGAGGAGGTGGAAGGGCAGGAATACCTGCGGATCATTCTCAG GTCTCGCATGAAGACACTGCATGACCGCATTCACCTGGAGGGCCTTTCCCAGCTGCCCAGCATCCCTCAGATAGCCAAG CTGTTCTGCGACGATGTGCCTGGTCTGAAGTTCAGCCCAGTCCTGTACCCCAGA GCATCCCAGCTCATCGTTAGCTATGATGAGCATGAGATTAACAACACGTTCAAGTTCGGGGTGATCTACCAGACGTTTGGCCAG ACCACGGAGGAGGAGCTGTTCGGGAACAACACGGAGACTCCTGCCTTTAAAGAGTTCCTCAGTCTGCTGGGAGATTGCATGGACCTGCAGGATTTTAAGGG GTTCCGTGGGGGGTTAGATGTGTCCCATGGTCAGACGGGTTCGCAGTCTGTCTACACGGTCTTCCGCCGCAGGGAGATCATGTTCCACGTCTCCACCAAGCTCCCATATACAGACGGCGACGCACAGCAG CTACAGCGGAAGCGGCACATCGGCAACGACATTGTGGCGGTCATCTTCCAGGAAGAGTCCACACCCTTTGTTCCCGATATGATCGCCTCCAACTTCCTGCATGCCTACATCCTGGTCCAGGTGGAGCACTCTTGCACAGCTCACACCACATACAAG GTATCTGTCACAGCGCGAGAGGATGTCCCACCGTTTGGCCCGCCTCTCCCTAACCCAGCAGTCTTCAAGAAG GGTCCAGAATTTCGTGAGTTCCTGCTGACCAAGCTGATCAACGCAGAGACCGCCTGCTACAAGTCGGATAAGTTCGCTAAGCTGGAA GGCCGGACACGGACTGCACTGCTGGATAACCTCCACGATGAACTACACTGCCAAACGCTGGCAGCACTGGGCCACGGCCTGGGGCTTGGCTCCGATGAGGACAGGCTGGAGAATGGCGGCCATGGCGGATTGCTGGAGTCCTTCAAG AGAGCCATGCGGGTCCGTAGCCACTCCATGGAGACAGTGACGGTGTCCCATCGCCACCGGGGCCCAGGCGTCGGAAGCGGGCTGCCACAGAACAGCATGGAGTGCACAAAAAGCACCTACACG CCCCCTGTGCTGTCGGCCAAGTCCCCACTGAGGAGCCCAGTAAAGCGGAGGTCAGGGCTGTTCCCGCGCCTCCATTCCAGCTCGGAGAGCCAGGCGGACAGGCATGCCCGCAG TGACCAGAAGAGCTCGGACAGCTGCCGTATGTCACAGGAAGTGAGGTCAGATACCCTGTCTAACCCCAGCTCTCCAGAGATCTGCCCCAATAAGGAGAG GCCTCCGAGCAAGCTGAAGGAGTGCAGCGGCCGGACGAACATCTCCCGTTCTTCCAGCAGTACCAGCAGCTTCAGCAGCGCCGCCGGGGAGGGCGAGGTCCTCGATGAGCTGGACAGCAGCAGTGCTGGG AGCAGCCAACCCTCCATGGCTTCTTCATCTGTGTACAGCCCCTCCCTCGGTGTGGACAGCCTGGTGGCACCAGCCATCATGTGCCGCAGTCCCACAG ATGTAAAGAGTAAGATGTCGCCGAGGTCCAACTTAAAGTTTCGTTTTGACAAGCTGAGCCACTCTACAGCA GGACACTAG
- the rap1gap2a gene encoding rap1 GTPase-activating protein 2a isoform X6, whose amino-acid sequence MLERMQQAPKTEEMTACSQKHKDDYIPYPRIEEVLEKGSPYPQVILPQFGGYWIEDTEASAGTPTSSDSSLCDEDDGEGRGLGFRLECNSTARAYRKHFLGREHLNFYCTASGLGNLIMSLKHEEVEGQEYLRIILRSRMKTLHDRIHLEGLSQLPSIPQIAKLFCDDVPGLKFSPVLYPRASQLIVSYDEHEINNTFKFGVIYQTFGQTTEEELFGNNTETPAFKEFLSLLGDCMDLQDFKGFRGGLDVSHGQTGSQSVYTVFRRREIMFHVSTKLPYTDGDAQQLQRKRHIGNDIVAVIFQEESTPFVPDMIASNFLHAYILVQVEHSCTAHTTYKVSVTAREDVPPFGPPLPNPAVFKKGPEFREFLLTKLINAETACYKSDKFAKLEGRTRTALLDNLHDELHCQTLAALGHGLGLGSDEDRLENGGHGGLLESFKRAMRVRSHSMETVTVSHRHRGPGVGSGLPQNSMECTKSTYTPPVLSAKSPLRSPVKRRSGLFPRLHSSSESQADRHARSDQKSSDSCRMSQEVRSDTLSNPSSPEICPNKERPPSKLKECSGRTNISRSSSSTSSFSSAAGEGEVLDELDSSSAGSSQPSMASSSVYSPSLGVDSLVAPAIMCRSPTDVKSKMSPRSNLKFRFDKLSHSTAGH is encoded by the exons ATGCTGGAGAGGATGCAG CAGGCCCCAAAAACTGAGGAGATGACAGCCTGCTCCCAGAAGCACAAG GACGACTACATTCCATACCCGCGGATTGAGGAG GTCCTGGAGAAAGGCAGCCCATACCCCCAGGTGATCCTGCCCCAGTTCGGGGGCTACTGGATCGAGGACACGGAAGCCAGCGCTGGCACCCCCACGTCCTCCGACAGCAGCCTGTGTGACGAGGACGATGGAGAGGGACGTGGCCTAGGCTTTCGGCTGGAGTGTAACAGCACGGCCCGGGCATACCGCAAGCACTTCCTGGGCAGG GAGCACCTCAACTTCTACTGCACGGCGAGTGGCCTGGGAAACCTCATAATGTCCCTGAAGCACGAGGAGGTGGAAGGGCAGGAATACCTGCGGATCATTCTCAG GTCTCGCATGAAGACACTGCATGACCGCATTCACCTGGAGGGCCTTTCCCAGCTGCCCAGCATCCCTCAGATAGCCAAG CTGTTCTGCGACGATGTGCCTGGTCTGAAGTTCAGCCCAGTCCTGTACCCCAGA GCATCCCAGCTCATCGTTAGCTATGATGAGCATGAGATTAACAACACGTTCAAGTTCGGGGTGATCTACCAGACGTTTGGCCAG ACCACGGAGGAGGAGCTGTTCGGGAACAACACGGAGACTCCTGCCTTTAAAGAGTTCCTCAGTCTGCTGGGAGATTGCATGGACCTGCAGGATTTTAAGGG GTTCCGTGGGGGGTTAGATGTGTCCCATGGTCAGACGGGTTCGCAGTCTGTCTACACGGTCTTCCGCCGCAGGGAGATCATGTTCCACGTCTCCACCAAGCTCCCATATACAGACGGCGACGCACAGCAG CTACAGCGGAAGCGGCACATCGGCAACGACATTGTGGCGGTCATCTTCCAGGAAGAGTCCACACCCTTTGTTCCCGATATGATCGCCTCCAACTTCCTGCATGCCTACATCCTGGTCCAGGTGGAGCACTCTTGCACAGCTCACACCACATACAAG GTATCTGTCACAGCGCGAGAGGATGTCCCACCGTTTGGCCCGCCTCTCCCTAACCCAGCAGTCTTCAAGAAG GGTCCAGAATTTCGTGAGTTCCTGCTGACCAAGCTGATCAACGCAGAGACCGCCTGCTACAAGTCGGATAAGTTCGCTAAGCTGGAA GGCCGGACACGGACTGCACTGCTGGATAACCTCCACGATGAACTACACTGCCAAACGCTGGCAGCACTGGGCCACGGCCTGGGGCTTGGCTCCGATGAGGACAGGCTGGAGAATGGCGGCCATGGCGGATTGCTGGAGTCCTTCAAG AGAGCCATGCGGGTCCGTAGCCACTCCATGGAGACAGTGACGGTGTCCCATCGCCACCGGGGCCCAGGCGTCGGAAGCGGGCTGCCACAGAACAGCATGGAGTGCACAAAAAGCACCTACACG CCCCCTGTGCTGTCGGCCAAGTCCCCACTGAGGAGCCCAGTAAAGCGGAGGTCAGGGCTGTTCCCGCGCCTCCATTCCAGCTCGGAGAGCCAGGCGGACAGGCATGCCCGCAG TGACCAGAAGAGCTCGGACAGCTGCCGTATGTCACAGGAAGTGAGGTCAGATACCCTGTCTAACCCCAGCTCTCCAGAGATCTGCCCCAATAAGGAGAG GCCTCCGAGCAAGCTGAAGGAGTGCAGCGGCCGGACGAACATCTCCCGTTCTTCCAGCAGTACCAGCAGCTTCAGCAGCGCCGCCGGGGAGGGCGAGGTCCTCGATGAGCTGGACAGCAGCAGTGCTGGG AGCAGCCAACCCTCCATGGCTTCTTCATCTGTGTACAGCCCCTCCCTCGGTGTGGACAGCCTGGTGGCACCAGCCATCATGTGCCGCAGTCCCACAG ATGTAAAGAGTAAGATGTCGCCGAGGTCCAACTTAAAGTTTCGTTTTGACAAGCTGAGCCACTCTACAGCA GGACACTAG
- the rap1gap2a gene encoding rap1 GTPase-activating protein 2a isoform X7: protein MLERMQAPKTEEMTACSQKHKDDYIPYPRIEEVLEKGSPYPQVILPQFGGYWIEDTEASAGTPTSSDSSLCDEDDGEGRGLGFRLECNSTARAYRKHFLGREHLNFYCTASGLGNLIMSLKHEEVEGQEYLRIILRSRMKTLHDRIHLEGLSQLPSIPQIAKLFCDDVPGLKFSPVLYPRASQLIVSYDEHEINNTFKFGVIYQTFGQTTEEELFGNNTETPAFKEFLSLLGDCMDLQDFKGFRGGLDVSHGQTGSQSVYTVFRRREIMFHVSTKLPYTDGDAQQLQRKRHIGNDIVAVIFQEESTPFVPDMIASNFLHAYILVQVEHSCTAHTTYKVSVTAREDVPPFGPPLPNPAVFKKGPEFREFLLTKLINAETACYKSDKFAKLEGRTRTALLDNLHDELHCQTLAALGHGLGLGSDEDRLENGGHGGLLESFKRAMRVRSHSMETVTVSHRHRGPGVGSGLPQNSMECTKSTYTPPVLSAKSPLRSPVKRRSGLFPRLHSSSESQADRHARSDQKSSDSCRMSQEVRSDTLSNPSSPEICPNKERPPSKLKECSGRTNISRSSSSTSSFSSAAGEGEVLDELDSSSAGSSQPSMASSSVYSPSLGVDSLVAPAIMCRSPTDVKSKMSPRSNLKFRFDKLSHSTAGH from the exons ATGCTGGAGAGGATGCAG GCCCCAAAAACTGAGGAGATGACAGCCTGCTCCCAGAAGCACAAG GACGACTACATTCCATACCCGCGGATTGAGGAG GTCCTGGAGAAAGGCAGCCCATACCCCCAGGTGATCCTGCCCCAGTTCGGGGGCTACTGGATCGAGGACACGGAAGCCAGCGCTGGCACCCCCACGTCCTCCGACAGCAGCCTGTGTGACGAGGACGATGGAGAGGGACGTGGCCTAGGCTTTCGGCTGGAGTGTAACAGCACGGCCCGGGCATACCGCAAGCACTTCCTGGGCAGG GAGCACCTCAACTTCTACTGCACGGCGAGTGGCCTGGGAAACCTCATAATGTCCCTGAAGCACGAGGAGGTGGAAGGGCAGGAATACCTGCGGATCATTCTCAG GTCTCGCATGAAGACACTGCATGACCGCATTCACCTGGAGGGCCTTTCCCAGCTGCCCAGCATCCCTCAGATAGCCAAG CTGTTCTGCGACGATGTGCCTGGTCTGAAGTTCAGCCCAGTCCTGTACCCCAGA GCATCCCAGCTCATCGTTAGCTATGATGAGCATGAGATTAACAACACGTTCAAGTTCGGGGTGATCTACCAGACGTTTGGCCAG ACCACGGAGGAGGAGCTGTTCGGGAACAACACGGAGACTCCTGCCTTTAAAGAGTTCCTCAGTCTGCTGGGAGATTGCATGGACCTGCAGGATTTTAAGGG GTTCCGTGGGGGGTTAGATGTGTCCCATGGTCAGACGGGTTCGCAGTCTGTCTACACGGTCTTCCGCCGCAGGGAGATCATGTTCCACGTCTCCACCAAGCTCCCATATACAGACGGCGACGCACAGCAG CTACAGCGGAAGCGGCACATCGGCAACGACATTGTGGCGGTCATCTTCCAGGAAGAGTCCACACCCTTTGTTCCCGATATGATCGCCTCCAACTTCCTGCATGCCTACATCCTGGTCCAGGTGGAGCACTCTTGCACAGCTCACACCACATACAAG GTATCTGTCACAGCGCGAGAGGATGTCCCACCGTTTGGCCCGCCTCTCCCTAACCCAGCAGTCTTCAAGAAG GGTCCAGAATTTCGTGAGTTCCTGCTGACCAAGCTGATCAACGCAGAGACCGCCTGCTACAAGTCGGATAAGTTCGCTAAGCTGGAA GGCCGGACACGGACTGCACTGCTGGATAACCTCCACGATGAACTACACTGCCAAACGCTGGCAGCACTGGGCCACGGCCTGGGGCTTGGCTCCGATGAGGACAGGCTGGAGAATGGCGGCCATGGCGGATTGCTGGAGTCCTTCAAG AGAGCCATGCGGGTCCGTAGCCACTCCATGGAGACAGTGACGGTGTCCCATCGCCACCGGGGCCCAGGCGTCGGAAGCGGGCTGCCACAGAACAGCATGGAGTGCACAAAAAGCACCTACACG CCCCCTGTGCTGTCGGCCAAGTCCCCACTGAGGAGCCCAGTAAAGCGGAGGTCAGGGCTGTTCCCGCGCCTCCATTCCAGCTCGGAGAGCCAGGCGGACAGGCATGCCCGCAG TGACCAGAAGAGCTCGGACAGCTGCCGTATGTCACAGGAAGTGAGGTCAGATACCCTGTCTAACCCCAGCTCTCCAGAGATCTGCCCCAATAAGGAGAG GCCTCCGAGCAAGCTGAAGGAGTGCAGCGGCCGGACGAACATCTCCCGTTCTTCCAGCAGTACCAGCAGCTTCAGCAGCGCCGCCGGGGAGGGCGAGGTCCTCGATGAGCTGGACAGCAGCAGTGCTGGG AGCAGCCAACCCTCCATGGCTTCTTCATCTGTGTACAGCCCCTCCCTCGGTGTGGACAGCCTGGTGGCACCAGCCATCATGTGCCGCAGTCCCACAG ATGTAAAGAGTAAGATGTCGCCGAGGTCCAACTTAAAGTTTCGTTTTGACAAGCTGAGCCACTCTACAGCA GGACACTAG
- the rap1gap2a gene encoding rap1 GTPase-activating protein 2a isoform X8, translating into MTACSQKHKDDYIPYPRIEEVLEKGSPYPQVILPQFGGYWIEDTEASAGTPTSSDSSLCDEDDGEGRGLGFRLECNSTARAYRKHFLGREHLNFYCTASGLGNLIMSLKHEEVEGQEYLRIILRSRMKTLHDRIHLEGLSQLPSIPQIAKLFCDDVPGLKFSPVLYPRASQLIVSYDEHEINNTFKFGVIYQTFGQTTEEELFGNNTETPAFKEFLSLLGDCMDLQDFKGFRGGLDVSHGQTGSQSVYTVFRRREIMFHVSTKLPYTDGDAQQLQRKRHIGNDIVAVIFQEESTPFVPDMIASNFLHAYILVQVEHSCTAHTTYKVSVTAREDVPPFGPPLPNPAVFKKGPEFREFLLTKLINAETACYKSDKFAKLEGRTRTALLDNLHDELHCQTLAALGHGLGLGSDEDRLENGGHGGLLESFKRAMRVRSHSMETVTVSHRHRGPGVGSGLPQNSMECTKSTYTPPVLSAKSPLRSPVKRRSGLFPRLHSSSESQADRHARSDQKSSDSCRMSQEVRSDTLSNPSSPEICPNKERPPSKLKECSGRTNISRSSSSTSSFSSAAGEGEVLDELDSSSAGSSQPSMASSSVYSPSLGVDSLVAPAIMCRSPTDVKSKMSPRSNLKFRFDKLSHSTAGH; encoded by the exons ATGACAGCCTGCTCCCAGAAGCACAAG GACGACTACATTCCATACCCGCGGATTGAGGAG GTCCTGGAGAAAGGCAGCCCATACCCCCAGGTGATCCTGCCCCAGTTCGGGGGCTACTGGATCGAGGACACGGAAGCCAGCGCTGGCACCCCCACGTCCTCCGACAGCAGCCTGTGTGACGAGGACGATGGAGAGGGACGTGGCCTAGGCTTTCGGCTGGAGTGTAACAGCACGGCCCGGGCATACCGCAAGCACTTCCTGGGCAGG GAGCACCTCAACTTCTACTGCACGGCGAGTGGCCTGGGAAACCTCATAATGTCCCTGAAGCACGAGGAGGTGGAAGGGCAGGAATACCTGCGGATCATTCTCAG GTCTCGCATGAAGACACTGCATGACCGCATTCACCTGGAGGGCCTTTCCCAGCTGCCCAGCATCCCTCAGATAGCCAAG CTGTTCTGCGACGATGTGCCTGGTCTGAAGTTCAGCCCAGTCCTGTACCCCAGA GCATCCCAGCTCATCGTTAGCTATGATGAGCATGAGATTAACAACACGTTCAAGTTCGGGGTGATCTACCAGACGTTTGGCCAG ACCACGGAGGAGGAGCTGTTCGGGAACAACACGGAGACTCCTGCCTTTAAAGAGTTCCTCAGTCTGCTGGGAGATTGCATGGACCTGCAGGATTTTAAGGG GTTCCGTGGGGGGTTAGATGTGTCCCATGGTCAGACGGGTTCGCAGTCTGTCTACACGGTCTTCCGCCGCAGGGAGATCATGTTCCACGTCTCCACCAAGCTCCCATATACAGACGGCGACGCACAGCAG CTACAGCGGAAGCGGCACATCGGCAACGACATTGTGGCGGTCATCTTCCAGGAAGAGTCCACACCCTTTGTTCCCGATATGATCGCCTCCAACTTCCTGCATGCCTACATCCTGGTCCAGGTGGAGCACTCTTGCACAGCTCACACCACATACAAG GTATCTGTCACAGCGCGAGAGGATGTCCCACCGTTTGGCCCGCCTCTCCCTAACCCAGCAGTCTTCAAGAAG GGTCCAGAATTTCGTGAGTTCCTGCTGACCAAGCTGATCAACGCAGAGACCGCCTGCTACAAGTCGGATAAGTTCGCTAAGCTGGAA GGCCGGACACGGACTGCACTGCTGGATAACCTCCACGATGAACTACACTGCCAAACGCTGGCAGCACTGGGCCACGGCCTGGGGCTTGGCTCCGATGAGGACAGGCTGGAGAATGGCGGCCATGGCGGATTGCTGGAGTCCTTCAAG AGAGCCATGCGGGTCCGTAGCCACTCCATGGAGACAGTGACGGTGTCCCATCGCCACCGGGGCCCAGGCGTCGGAAGCGGGCTGCCACAGAACAGCATGGAGTGCACAAAAAGCACCTACACG CCCCCTGTGCTGTCGGCCAAGTCCCCACTGAGGAGCCCAGTAAAGCGGAGGTCAGGGCTGTTCCCGCGCCTCCATTCCAGCTCGGAGAGCCAGGCGGACAGGCATGCCCGCAG TGACCAGAAGAGCTCGGACAGCTGCCGTATGTCACAGGAAGTGAGGTCAGATACCCTGTCTAACCCCAGCTCTCCAGAGATCTGCCCCAATAAGGAGAG GCCTCCGAGCAAGCTGAAGGAGTGCAGCGGCCGGACGAACATCTCCCGTTCTTCCAGCAGTACCAGCAGCTTCAGCAGCGCCGCCGGGGAGGGCGAGGTCCTCGATGAGCTGGACAGCAGCAGTGCTGGG AGCAGCCAACCCTCCATGGCTTCTTCATCTGTGTACAGCCCCTCCCTCGGTGTGGACAGCCTGGTGGCACCAGCCATCATGTGCCGCAGTCCCACAG ATGTAAAGAGTAAGATGTCGCCGAGGTCCAACTTAAAGTTTCGTTTTGACAAGCTGAGCCACTCTACAGCA GGACACTAG